From Juglans regia cultivar Chandler chromosome 8, Walnut 2.0, whole genome shotgun sequence, the proteins below share one genomic window:
- the LOC108984306 gene encoding transcription factor MYB3R-1-like isoform X1 — MEGDQTIYTPQDGLGDGGQKMRPLHGRTTGPTRRSTKGQWAPEEDEILRKAVQRFKGKNWKKIAECFKERTDVQCLHRWQKVLNPELVKGPWSKEEDEIIVKLVNKYGPKKWSTIAQHLPGRIGKQCRERWHNHLNPAINKEAWTQEEELALIRAHQIYGNKWAELTKFLPGRSDNAIKNHWNSSVKKKLDSYLASGLLAQFPALPHIGHQNQHMHSSSSRMQGSGDDSGPKGIETQETSECSQESTVAGCYKSSSDMTNAVLHASEEFPLTRESGSAKEQSSSPPSCSEQYYTSLEDVDFSMPNITCEADCSDKFLEQNFSHDAGTSAGGDHQFNIHAIPNISSLEVEQESSQLKTHCIGTNESHETMDVPCQTSAELRASTSTGCITMGSYKLENMRIPDDECCRILFSEALNDGFFSGSHTKVSNIVPLGECTDSFCCQSSNCIIPEADGTSAVQSYCPPRSDLVGSPCSQSFRFLSSLISVDCATLLYGDEPNQLFETQEEGFVTGAHEGFIYTNDFTNSPSNNGTDNAGMQEQPDVKETSKLVPVNTFGSGSDITDTCPSVGERLHVHLEQQDAGALCYEPPRFPSLDIPFLSCDLIQSGSDTQQEYSPLGIRQLMMSSMNCITPFRLWDSPSRDDSPDAFLKSAAKTFTGTPSILKKRHRDLFSPLSDRRSDKKLEIDMTSSLSRHFAHLDVVFDEISTQNAPFSPSSNRKRNFGASPMDKENTDCAFKGAEGKGRDGTSSFDDRNLEKNSDDSNLQGNTKQPTADVDAKTKVQQSSGVLVEHNMNDLLLHSPEQVCSKADRLLRSSSRTPRNKQSRSLAAASDRGISNHLSSGNPCAHFRSPTLCGKKNESHSVAVTCTQSASSSAPLETAGHNVRNDAGVETFGIFGGTPFKRSIESPSAWKSPWFINSFLPGPRVDTEITIEDIGYFMSPGDRSYDAIGLMKHISEHSAAAYANAQEVLGNETPKTLKKGKCNNHGSRDQENSRVPYSHHGNRSHMAPTVLTECRTLDFSECGTPGKGTENGKPSNATLSSSKRGCIYTSHYPAE, encoded by the exons ATGGAAGGTGACCAGACAATCTATACTCCTCAAGATGGGCTTGGTGATGGTGGTCAGAAAATGCGACCTCTACACGG GAGGACAACTGGTCCTACGAGGCGTTCTACCAAAGGCCAATGGGCACCAGAAGAG GACGAGATTTTGCGGAAGGCTGTTCAACGTTTTAAAGGaaagaactggaaaaaaatag CGGAGTGTTTCAAGGAGAGAACCGATGTGCAATGCCTACATAGGTGGCAGAAGGTCTTAAATCCAGAGCTTGTCAAAGGTCCATGGTCTAAAGAG GAGGATGAAATAATTGTTAAATTGGTGAACAAGTATGGTCCAAAAAAATGGTCCACCATTGCACAGCATTTACCTGGGCGTATTGGGAAGCAATGTCGTGAAAG GTGGCATAATCATCTTAATCCTGCTATAAACAAAGAAGCATGGACCCAGGAAGAGGAACTGGCTTTGATTCGTGCTCATCAGATTTATGGGAACAAATGGGCAGAGCTAACAAAGTTCTTGCCAGGAAG GTCAGACAATGCTATAAAAAATCATTGGAACAGTTCTGTGAAAAAGAAATTGGATTCTTATCTGGCATCAGGTTTACTCGCTCAGTTCCCAGCGCTTCCTCATATCGGACATCAAAATCAACACATGCATTCATCATCTTCAAGGATGCAGGGCAGTGGAGATGATAGTGGTCCCAAAGGGATAGAAACACAGGAAACATCAGAATGCAGTCAAGAGTCAACTGTTGCAGGTTGCTATAAGTCTTCAAGTGATATGACCAATGCAGTTTTGCATGCCAGTGAAGAATTCCCATTGACTCGAGAATCTGGTTCAGCGAAGGAACAAAGCTCGAGCCCACCATCTTGTTCTGAACAATATTACACATCTCTGGAAGATGTTGATTTTTCAATGCCAAATATTACTTGTGAAGCAGATTGCTCTGACAAATTTCTGGAACAAAATTTCTCGCATGATGCTGGAACTTCTGCAGGTGGGGATCACCAGTTTAATATACATGCAATACCAAATATCTCGTCATTGGAAGTGGAGCAGGAATCATCACAGTTGAAAACACATTGTATAGGTACTAATGAAAGCCATGAAACAATGGATGTTCCATGTCAAACTTCAGCAGAGTTGAGAGCTTCTACTTCAACGGGGTGTATAACCATGGGTTCATATAAACTAGAGAACATGAGGATACCTGATGATGAATGTTGTAGAATTCTATTTTCGGAGGCATTAAATGATGGTTTTTTCTCTGGAAGTCATACAAAAGTTTCCAATATTGTTCCCTTGGGGGAATGCACTGATTCATTTTGTTGCCAATCATCAAACTGCATCATACCTGAAGCTGATGGAACTTCAGCTGTACAATCTTATTGTCCTCCAAGGTCTGATCTAGTGGGAAGTCCGTGCTCTCAATCTTTTAGGTTCCTATCATCACTTATATCTGTTGACTGTGCTACACTTCTATATGGTGATGAACCTAACCAGTTGTTTGAAACTCAGGAAGAAGGGTTTGTCACTGGTGCCCATGAGGGCTTTATTTATACCAATGATTTCACCAATTCTCCTTCCAACAATGGTACAGATAATGCAGGAATGCAAGAGCAACCAGATGTAAAGGAAACTTCAAAATTAGTCCCTGTAAATACTTTTGGCTCGGGATCAGATATCACAGACACATGCCCCTCTGTGGGTGAGAGACTACATGTACATTTGGAACAGCAGGATGCCGGAGCACTATGTTATGAGCCGCCTCGTTTTCCAAGCTTGGATATTCCATTTTTAAGCTGTGATCTGATACAATCTGGTAGTGATACACAACAAGAATATAGCCCACTTGGAATCCGCCAACTTATGATGTCTTCTATGAACTGTATCACCCCATTTAGGCTGTGGGATTCACCATCTCGCGATGATAGTCCTGATGCATTTCTGAAGAGTGCGGCTAAAACTTTCACAGGTACACCATCCATATTGAAGAAACGACACCGCGACTTGTTTTCACCACTATCTGATAGAAGAAGTGACAAAAAGCTAGAGATTGACATGACATCCAGCTTGAGCAGACATTTTGCTCACTTAGATGTTGTATTTGATGAAATCAGTACCCAAAATGCACCTTTCTCTCCATCATCCAATCGTAAAAGAAACTTTGGAGCCTCCCCTATGGATAAAGAAAATACTGATTGTGCCTTTAAAGGGGCCGAGGGAAAGGGAAGAGATGGCACTTCATCTTTCGATGAtagaaatttagagaaaaattcTGATGATAGTAATTTGCAAGGCAATACGAAGCAGCCGACTGCTGATGTTGATGCTAAGACCAAG GTCCAGCAGTCTTCTGGAGTCCTtgttgaacataacatgaatgatCTGCTTCTACATTCTCCCGAACAAGTTTGTTCCAAAGCAGACAGGTTGTTAAGATCAAGCTCTAGAACTCCAAGAAATAAACAATCTAGAAGCTTGGCAGCTGCATCAGACCGAGGCATTTCTAACCATTTATCTTCAGGAAATCCATGTGCACATTTTCGCTCCCCTACTCTTTGTGGGAAAAAGAATGAAAGTCATTCAGTTGCAGTTACATGCACTCAATCTGCTTCTTCATCAGCTCCTCTGGAGACCGCTGGCCATAATGTACGAAATGATGCTGGAGTTGAAACCTTTGGCAT ATTTGGTGGAACTCCATTTAAAAGAAGTATCGAATCCCCTTCAGCATGGAAATCCCCTTGGTTCATCAATTCTTTTCTGCCAGGCCCAAGGGTTGATACTGAAATAACAATTGAG GATATAGGGTATTTTATGAGCCCAGGGGATAGAAGTTATGATGCCATTGGGTTGATGAAACACATAAGCGAGCACAGTGCTGCTGCTTATGCCAATGCTCAggaggttttgggaaatgaaactccaaaaacattaaaaaagggaaaatgcaACAACCATGGGAGTAGGGACCAAGAGAACAGTCGTGTACCCTACAGTCATCATGGGAACCGTTCCCACATGGCTCCAACTGTTTTG ACAGAGTGTCGCACCCTTGACTTCAGTGAATGTGGAACACCCGGGAAGGGAACAGAGAATGGGAAACCCTCGAATGCA ACCCTTTCCTCTTCGAAAAGAGGATGCATCTACACGTCGCATTACCCAGCAGAATAA
- the LOC108984306 gene encoding transcription factor MYB3R-1-like isoform X2, producing the protein MEGDQTIYTPQDGLGDGGQKMRPLHGRTTGPTRRSTKGQWAPEEDEILRKAVQRFKGKNWKKIAECFKERTDVQCLHRWQKVLNPELVKGPWSKEEDEIIVKLVNKYGPKKWSTIAQHLPGRIGKQCRERWHNHLNPAINKEAWTQEEELALIRAHQIYGNKWAELTKFLPGRSDNAIKNHWNSSVKKKLDSYLASGLLAQFPALPHIGHQNQHMHSSSSRMQGSGDDSGPKGIETQETSECSQESTVAGCYKSSSDMTNAVLHASEEFPLTRESGSAKEQSSSPPSCSEQYYTSLEDVDFSMPNITCEADCSDKFLEQNFSHDAGTSAGGDHQFNIHAIPNISSLEVEQESSQLKTHCIGTNESHETMDVPCQTSAELRASTSTGCITMGSYKLENMRIPDDECCRILFSEALNDGFFSGSHTKVSNIVPLGECTDSFCCQSSNCIIPEADGTSAVQSYCPPRSDLVGSPCSQSFRFLSSLISVDCATLLYGDEPNQLFETQEEGFVTGAHEGFIYTNDFTNSPSNNGTDNAGMQEQPDVKETSKLVPVNTFGSGSDITDTCPSVGERLHVHLEQQDAGALCYEPPRFPSLDIPFLSCDLIQSGSDTQQEYSPLGIRQLMMSSMNCITPFRLWDSPSRDDSPDAFLKSAAKTFTGTPSILKKRHRDLFSPLSDRRSDKKLEIDMTSSLSRHFAHLDVVFDEISTQNAPFSPSSNRKRNFGASPMDKENTDCAFKGAEGKGRDGTSSFDDRNLEKNSDDSNLQGNTKQPTADVDAKTKVQQSSGVLVEHNMNDLLLHSPEQVCSKADRLLRSSSRTPRNKQSRSLAAASDRGISNHLSSGNPCAHFRSPTLCGKKNESHSVAVTCTQSASSSAPLETAGHNVRNDAGVETFGIFGGTPFKRSIESPSAWKSPWFINSFLPGPRVDTEITIEDIGYFMSPGDRSYDAIGLMKHISEHSAAAYANAQEVLGNETPKTLKKGKCNNHGSRDQENSRVPYSHHGNRSHMAPTVLTECRTLDFSECGTPGKGTENGKPSNAVSLSSSPSSYLLKNCR; encoded by the exons ATGGAAGGTGACCAGACAATCTATACTCCTCAAGATGGGCTTGGTGATGGTGGTCAGAAAATGCGACCTCTACACGG GAGGACAACTGGTCCTACGAGGCGTTCTACCAAAGGCCAATGGGCACCAGAAGAG GACGAGATTTTGCGGAAGGCTGTTCAACGTTTTAAAGGaaagaactggaaaaaaatag CGGAGTGTTTCAAGGAGAGAACCGATGTGCAATGCCTACATAGGTGGCAGAAGGTCTTAAATCCAGAGCTTGTCAAAGGTCCATGGTCTAAAGAG GAGGATGAAATAATTGTTAAATTGGTGAACAAGTATGGTCCAAAAAAATGGTCCACCATTGCACAGCATTTACCTGGGCGTATTGGGAAGCAATGTCGTGAAAG GTGGCATAATCATCTTAATCCTGCTATAAACAAAGAAGCATGGACCCAGGAAGAGGAACTGGCTTTGATTCGTGCTCATCAGATTTATGGGAACAAATGGGCAGAGCTAACAAAGTTCTTGCCAGGAAG GTCAGACAATGCTATAAAAAATCATTGGAACAGTTCTGTGAAAAAGAAATTGGATTCTTATCTGGCATCAGGTTTACTCGCTCAGTTCCCAGCGCTTCCTCATATCGGACATCAAAATCAACACATGCATTCATCATCTTCAAGGATGCAGGGCAGTGGAGATGATAGTGGTCCCAAAGGGATAGAAACACAGGAAACATCAGAATGCAGTCAAGAGTCAACTGTTGCAGGTTGCTATAAGTCTTCAAGTGATATGACCAATGCAGTTTTGCATGCCAGTGAAGAATTCCCATTGACTCGAGAATCTGGTTCAGCGAAGGAACAAAGCTCGAGCCCACCATCTTGTTCTGAACAATATTACACATCTCTGGAAGATGTTGATTTTTCAATGCCAAATATTACTTGTGAAGCAGATTGCTCTGACAAATTTCTGGAACAAAATTTCTCGCATGATGCTGGAACTTCTGCAGGTGGGGATCACCAGTTTAATATACATGCAATACCAAATATCTCGTCATTGGAAGTGGAGCAGGAATCATCACAGTTGAAAACACATTGTATAGGTACTAATGAAAGCCATGAAACAATGGATGTTCCATGTCAAACTTCAGCAGAGTTGAGAGCTTCTACTTCAACGGGGTGTATAACCATGGGTTCATATAAACTAGAGAACATGAGGATACCTGATGATGAATGTTGTAGAATTCTATTTTCGGAGGCATTAAATGATGGTTTTTTCTCTGGAAGTCATACAAAAGTTTCCAATATTGTTCCCTTGGGGGAATGCACTGATTCATTTTGTTGCCAATCATCAAACTGCATCATACCTGAAGCTGATGGAACTTCAGCTGTACAATCTTATTGTCCTCCAAGGTCTGATCTAGTGGGAAGTCCGTGCTCTCAATCTTTTAGGTTCCTATCATCACTTATATCTGTTGACTGTGCTACACTTCTATATGGTGATGAACCTAACCAGTTGTTTGAAACTCAGGAAGAAGGGTTTGTCACTGGTGCCCATGAGGGCTTTATTTATACCAATGATTTCACCAATTCTCCTTCCAACAATGGTACAGATAATGCAGGAATGCAAGAGCAACCAGATGTAAAGGAAACTTCAAAATTAGTCCCTGTAAATACTTTTGGCTCGGGATCAGATATCACAGACACATGCCCCTCTGTGGGTGAGAGACTACATGTACATTTGGAACAGCAGGATGCCGGAGCACTATGTTATGAGCCGCCTCGTTTTCCAAGCTTGGATATTCCATTTTTAAGCTGTGATCTGATACAATCTGGTAGTGATACACAACAAGAATATAGCCCACTTGGAATCCGCCAACTTATGATGTCTTCTATGAACTGTATCACCCCATTTAGGCTGTGGGATTCACCATCTCGCGATGATAGTCCTGATGCATTTCTGAAGAGTGCGGCTAAAACTTTCACAGGTACACCATCCATATTGAAGAAACGACACCGCGACTTGTTTTCACCACTATCTGATAGAAGAAGTGACAAAAAGCTAGAGATTGACATGACATCCAGCTTGAGCAGACATTTTGCTCACTTAGATGTTGTATTTGATGAAATCAGTACCCAAAATGCACCTTTCTCTCCATCATCCAATCGTAAAAGAAACTTTGGAGCCTCCCCTATGGATAAAGAAAATACTGATTGTGCCTTTAAAGGGGCCGAGGGAAAGGGAAGAGATGGCACTTCATCTTTCGATGAtagaaatttagagaaaaattcTGATGATAGTAATTTGCAAGGCAATACGAAGCAGCCGACTGCTGATGTTGATGCTAAGACCAAG GTCCAGCAGTCTTCTGGAGTCCTtgttgaacataacatgaatgatCTGCTTCTACATTCTCCCGAACAAGTTTGTTCCAAAGCAGACAGGTTGTTAAGATCAAGCTCTAGAACTCCAAGAAATAAACAATCTAGAAGCTTGGCAGCTGCATCAGACCGAGGCATTTCTAACCATTTATCTTCAGGAAATCCATGTGCACATTTTCGCTCCCCTACTCTTTGTGGGAAAAAGAATGAAAGTCATTCAGTTGCAGTTACATGCACTCAATCTGCTTCTTCATCAGCTCCTCTGGAGACCGCTGGCCATAATGTACGAAATGATGCTGGAGTTGAAACCTTTGGCAT ATTTGGTGGAACTCCATTTAAAAGAAGTATCGAATCCCCTTCAGCATGGAAATCCCCTTGGTTCATCAATTCTTTTCTGCCAGGCCCAAGGGTTGATACTGAAATAACAATTGAG GATATAGGGTATTTTATGAGCCCAGGGGATAGAAGTTATGATGCCATTGGGTTGATGAAACACATAAGCGAGCACAGTGCTGCTGCTTATGCCAATGCTCAggaggttttgggaaatgaaactccaaaaacattaaaaaagggaaaatgcaACAACCATGGGAGTAGGGACCAAGAGAACAGTCGTGTACCCTACAGTCATCATGGGAACCGTTCCCACATGGCTCCAACTGTTTTG ACAGAGTGTCGCACCCTTGACTTCAGTGAATGTGGAACACCCGGGAAGGGAACAGAGAATGGGAAACCCTCGAATGCAGTAAGCTTGTCAAGTAGTCCTTCTTCTTATCTCTTGAAGAATTGCAGATAG
- the LOC108984306 gene encoding transcription factor MYB3R-1-like isoform X3: MEGDQTIYTPQDGLGDGGQKMRPLHGRTTGPTRRSTKGQWAPEEDEILRKAVQRFKGKNWKKIAECFKERTDVQCLHRWQKVLNPELVKGPWSKEEDEIIVKLVNKYGPKKWSTIAQHLPGRIGKQCRERWHNHLNPAINKEAWTQEEELALIRAHQIYGNKWAELTKFLPGRSDNAIKNHWNSSVKKKLDSYLASGLLAQFPALPHIGHQNQHMHSSSSRMQGSGDDSGPKGIETQETSECSQESTVAGCYKSSSDMTNAVLHASEEFPLTRESGSAKEQSSSPPSCSEQYYTSLEDVDFSMPNITCEADCSDKFLEQNFSHDAGTSAGGDHQFNIHAIPNISSLEVEQESSQLKTHCIGTNESHETMDVPCQTSAELRASTSTGCITMGSYKLENMRIPDDECCRILFSEALNDGFFSGSHTKVSNIVPLGECTDSFCCQSSNCIIPEADGTSAVQSYCPPRSDLVGSPCSQSFRFLSSLISVDCATLLYGDEPNQLFETQEEGFVTGAHEGFIYTNDFTNSPSNNGTDNAGMQEQPDVKETSKLVPVNTFGSGSDITDTCPSVGERLHVHLEQQDAGALCYEPPRFPSLDIPFLSCDLIQSGSDTQQEYSPLGIRQLMMSSMNCITPFRLWDSPSRDDSPDAFLKSAAKTFTGTPSILKKRHRDLFSPLSDRRSDKKLEIDMTSSLSRHFAHLDVVFDEISTQNAPFSPSSNRKRNFGASPMDKENTDCAFKGAEGKGRDGTSSFDDRNLEKNSDDSNLQGNTKQPTADVDAKTKSSGVLVEHNMNDLLLHSPEQVCSKADRLLRSSSRTPRNKQSRSLAAASDRGISNHLSSGNPCAHFRSPTLCGKKNESHSVAVTCTQSASSSAPLETAGHNVRNDAGVETFGIFGGTPFKRSIESPSAWKSPWFINSFLPGPRVDTEITIEDIGYFMSPGDRSYDAIGLMKHISEHSAAAYANAQEVLGNETPKTLKKGKCNNHGSRDQENSRVPYSHHGNRSHMAPTVLTECRTLDFSECGTPGKGTENGKPSNATLSSSKRGCIYTSHYPAE; this comes from the exons ATGGAAGGTGACCAGACAATCTATACTCCTCAAGATGGGCTTGGTGATGGTGGTCAGAAAATGCGACCTCTACACGG GAGGACAACTGGTCCTACGAGGCGTTCTACCAAAGGCCAATGGGCACCAGAAGAG GACGAGATTTTGCGGAAGGCTGTTCAACGTTTTAAAGGaaagaactggaaaaaaatag CGGAGTGTTTCAAGGAGAGAACCGATGTGCAATGCCTACATAGGTGGCAGAAGGTCTTAAATCCAGAGCTTGTCAAAGGTCCATGGTCTAAAGAG GAGGATGAAATAATTGTTAAATTGGTGAACAAGTATGGTCCAAAAAAATGGTCCACCATTGCACAGCATTTACCTGGGCGTATTGGGAAGCAATGTCGTGAAAG GTGGCATAATCATCTTAATCCTGCTATAAACAAAGAAGCATGGACCCAGGAAGAGGAACTGGCTTTGATTCGTGCTCATCAGATTTATGGGAACAAATGGGCAGAGCTAACAAAGTTCTTGCCAGGAAG GTCAGACAATGCTATAAAAAATCATTGGAACAGTTCTGTGAAAAAGAAATTGGATTCTTATCTGGCATCAGGTTTACTCGCTCAGTTCCCAGCGCTTCCTCATATCGGACATCAAAATCAACACATGCATTCATCATCTTCAAGGATGCAGGGCAGTGGAGATGATAGTGGTCCCAAAGGGATAGAAACACAGGAAACATCAGAATGCAGTCAAGAGTCAACTGTTGCAGGTTGCTATAAGTCTTCAAGTGATATGACCAATGCAGTTTTGCATGCCAGTGAAGAATTCCCATTGACTCGAGAATCTGGTTCAGCGAAGGAACAAAGCTCGAGCCCACCATCTTGTTCTGAACAATATTACACATCTCTGGAAGATGTTGATTTTTCAATGCCAAATATTACTTGTGAAGCAGATTGCTCTGACAAATTTCTGGAACAAAATTTCTCGCATGATGCTGGAACTTCTGCAGGTGGGGATCACCAGTTTAATATACATGCAATACCAAATATCTCGTCATTGGAAGTGGAGCAGGAATCATCACAGTTGAAAACACATTGTATAGGTACTAATGAAAGCCATGAAACAATGGATGTTCCATGTCAAACTTCAGCAGAGTTGAGAGCTTCTACTTCAACGGGGTGTATAACCATGGGTTCATATAAACTAGAGAACATGAGGATACCTGATGATGAATGTTGTAGAATTCTATTTTCGGAGGCATTAAATGATGGTTTTTTCTCTGGAAGTCATACAAAAGTTTCCAATATTGTTCCCTTGGGGGAATGCACTGATTCATTTTGTTGCCAATCATCAAACTGCATCATACCTGAAGCTGATGGAACTTCAGCTGTACAATCTTATTGTCCTCCAAGGTCTGATCTAGTGGGAAGTCCGTGCTCTCAATCTTTTAGGTTCCTATCATCACTTATATCTGTTGACTGTGCTACACTTCTATATGGTGATGAACCTAACCAGTTGTTTGAAACTCAGGAAGAAGGGTTTGTCACTGGTGCCCATGAGGGCTTTATTTATACCAATGATTTCACCAATTCTCCTTCCAACAATGGTACAGATAATGCAGGAATGCAAGAGCAACCAGATGTAAAGGAAACTTCAAAATTAGTCCCTGTAAATACTTTTGGCTCGGGATCAGATATCACAGACACATGCCCCTCTGTGGGTGAGAGACTACATGTACATTTGGAACAGCAGGATGCCGGAGCACTATGTTATGAGCCGCCTCGTTTTCCAAGCTTGGATATTCCATTTTTAAGCTGTGATCTGATACAATCTGGTAGTGATACACAACAAGAATATAGCCCACTTGGAATCCGCCAACTTATGATGTCTTCTATGAACTGTATCACCCCATTTAGGCTGTGGGATTCACCATCTCGCGATGATAGTCCTGATGCATTTCTGAAGAGTGCGGCTAAAACTTTCACAGGTACACCATCCATATTGAAGAAACGACACCGCGACTTGTTTTCACCACTATCTGATAGAAGAAGTGACAAAAAGCTAGAGATTGACATGACATCCAGCTTGAGCAGACATTTTGCTCACTTAGATGTTGTATTTGATGAAATCAGTACCCAAAATGCACCTTTCTCTCCATCATCCAATCGTAAAAGAAACTTTGGAGCCTCCCCTATGGATAAAGAAAATACTGATTGTGCCTTTAAAGGGGCCGAGGGAAAGGGAAGAGATGGCACTTCATCTTTCGATGAtagaaatttagagaaaaattcTGATGATAGTAATTTGCAAGGCAATACGAAGCAGCCGACTGCTGATGTTGATGCTAAGACCAAG TCTTCTGGAGTCCTtgttgaacataacatgaatgatCTGCTTCTACATTCTCCCGAACAAGTTTGTTCCAAAGCAGACAGGTTGTTAAGATCAAGCTCTAGAACTCCAAGAAATAAACAATCTAGAAGCTTGGCAGCTGCATCAGACCGAGGCATTTCTAACCATTTATCTTCAGGAAATCCATGTGCACATTTTCGCTCCCCTACTCTTTGTGGGAAAAAGAATGAAAGTCATTCAGTTGCAGTTACATGCACTCAATCTGCTTCTTCATCAGCTCCTCTGGAGACCGCTGGCCATAATGTACGAAATGATGCTGGAGTTGAAACCTTTGGCAT ATTTGGTGGAACTCCATTTAAAAGAAGTATCGAATCCCCTTCAGCATGGAAATCCCCTTGGTTCATCAATTCTTTTCTGCCAGGCCCAAGGGTTGATACTGAAATAACAATTGAG GATATAGGGTATTTTATGAGCCCAGGGGATAGAAGTTATGATGCCATTGGGTTGATGAAACACATAAGCGAGCACAGTGCTGCTGCTTATGCCAATGCTCAggaggttttgggaaatgaaactccaaaaacattaaaaaagggaaaatgcaACAACCATGGGAGTAGGGACCAAGAGAACAGTCGTGTACCCTACAGTCATCATGGGAACCGTTCCCACATGGCTCCAACTGTTTTG ACAGAGTGTCGCACCCTTGACTTCAGTGAATGTGGAACACCCGGGAAGGGAACAGAGAATGGGAAACCCTCGAATGCA ACCCTTTCCTCTTCGAAAAGAGGATGCATCTACACGTCGCATTACCCAGCAGAATAA